In one window of Cupriavidus necator N-1 DNA:
- a CDS encoding class I SAM-dependent methyltransferase → MSPDAYLEMAEMEACHWWFRGRREIVGTILSGLALPRDASILEIGAGTGGNLEMLSRFGNVSAVEMDGTALRLAREKTLGAYDIRSGRCPDDMPFPDHSFDLVCLLDCLEHIADDAGALACTARMLKAGGAALITVPAYQWLWSSHDVFLHHQRRYSKRSLHALVTRCHMRVERMSYFNTLLFPLAVAARISDRLSGSQKATGAGLPPQPLNQALHRLFSTERHWLAHGSLPFGISLMAIVRAS, encoded by the coding sequence ATGTCACCTGATGCCTACCTTGAAATGGCAGAAATGGAAGCCTGCCACTGGTGGTTCCGGGGGCGGCGCGAAATCGTCGGCACGATCCTGTCCGGCCTGGCGTTGCCGCGCGACGCATCCATCCTGGAGATCGGCGCGGGCACCGGCGGAAACCTTGAGATGCTCTCGCGGTTCGGCAACGTCAGCGCCGTGGAAATGGATGGCACCGCCCTGCGGCTGGCGCGGGAGAAGACCCTGGGGGCCTACGATATCCGCAGTGGCAGGTGCCCCGACGACATGCCGTTCCCGGACCACAGCTTCGACCTGGTCTGCCTGCTCGATTGCCTGGAACACATCGCCGACGATGCCGGGGCACTGGCCTGTACGGCAAGGATGCTGAAAGCCGGCGGCGCCGCACTCATTACCGTGCCCGCCTACCAATGGCTATGGAGTTCCCACGACGTCTTCCTGCATCACCAGCGCCGCTATAGCAAGCGGTCGCTGCATGCGCTCGTCACCCGGTGTCACATGCGCGTGGAACGGATGTCCTATTTCAACACGCTGCTGTTTCCGCTTGCGGTGGCGGCCCGCATCAGCGACCGGCTGAGCGGCAGCCAGAAGGCAACGGGAGCGGGGCTCCCGCCCCAACCCCTCAACCAGGCATTGCACCGCCTGTTCAGCACGGAACGCCATTGGCTGGCACACGGATCGCTGCCGTTCGGCATTTCCCTGATGGCGATCGTGCGCGCATCGTGA
- a CDS encoding GtrA family protein produces MNAGITTPELRRVTRFLVSGATSTGVHVAITATLITTLAASPVAANCAAFVCATACSYLLNTLWSFSSRLRHRTLGRFAGVSLLGLGLTMGISWTAQFLGASYWAGLAGVVLTVPVFTYLAHRAWTYRD; encoded by the coding sequence GTGAACGCCGGCATCACCACGCCCGAACTTCGCCGGGTCACGCGCTTTCTGGTATCGGGCGCCACCTCGACGGGCGTGCATGTCGCCATCACCGCGACGCTGATCACCACGCTGGCGGCCTCACCGGTCGCGGCGAACTGCGCGGCCTTCGTGTGCGCGACCGCCTGCTCCTATCTGCTCAACACCTTGTGGAGCTTCTCGTCGCGGCTGCGCCACCGGACCCTGGGCCGCTTTGCCGGCGTATCCCTGCTGGGACTGGGCCTGACCATGGGCATTTCCTGGACGGCCCAATTTCTGGGGGCCAGCTATTGGGCGGGCCTGGCCGGCGTGGTCCTGACGGTGCCGGTCTTCACCTACCTTGCGCACCGGGCCTGGACCTATCGGGACTAG
- a CDS encoding glycosyltransferase family 87 protein, with product MANVSAGKRAPSPRTSCAGVNAGRTGMARGIAVEAGRDSVWKRLHKPDSSASPWAVVLLVHRWAPDQNGASTSMHRRCIAKKNTGRRCHRISGGWGAMSLDHSPAATPGSVMSRHWLDLERLRAYSVAMLIVYGALIVIWAFRTHGFTTDAMGRPGVDFSAFWSASYLAIKGQAAAVYDYHKLAPVIAAFGAVEREGQFFLPWVYPPTFLLFVMPLSLLPFAASYLLFIGGTAVMYIAAVLRILSLPGVPRHVVWLPVLAFPGIHEAAMIGQNSLLTAGVAAWALIQLKTRPVLSGLLIGLLCIKPQLALMLPLALVADRAWKTFFTAAATAAAMAACSIALWGWQIVPTFLDIGTHFRQTVLEQGEFGWRYCPTLFAMMRRAGAPVAIAYLAHGLGAGFAIWALIKVWRGRNSTALRIAAVAAATLLVSPYVWYYELTWMGLAIAGLAVEGVTRGWREWEREILVVAWLLPIVLSANHAGHFPQVGPLVTLLLLMAILRRVRTGERFAPGK from the coding sequence ATGGCCAACGTTTCAGCGGGGAAACGCGCGCCGTCGCCGCGGACCAGCTGCGCCGGTGTCAATGCAGGGAGAACCGGAATGGCACGCGGGATTGCGGTCGAAGCGGGTCGTGATTCAGTTTGGAAACGCTTGCACAAGCCAGATTCCAGCGCCTCGCCCTGGGCCGTGGTTCTGCTTGTACATCGGTGGGCGCCTGACCAGAATGGAGCCAGTACATCGATGCATCGCCGCTGCATTGCCAAGAAGAACACAGGCCGGCGCTGCCACAGAATATCAGGGGGTTGGGGAGCGATGAGCCTGGACCATAGCCCGGCAGCAACGCCGGGGTCAGTGATGTCGCGGCATTGGCTGGACCTGGAGCGTCTCAGGGCCTACAGCGTTGCCATGCTGATCGTATACGGCGCGCTGATCGTGATATGGGCCTTCAGGACGCACGGCTTCACCACGGATGCGATGGGCCGCCCCGGCGTGGATTTCTCGGCGTTCTGGAGTGCGTCGTACCTGGCCATCAAGGGGCAGGCCGCCGCGGTCTATGACTACCACAAGCTGGCACCTGTCATTGCGGCTTTCGGCGCAGTTGAGAGAGAGGGGCAGTTCTTCCTGCCATGGGTCTATCCCCCGACTTTCCTGTTGTTTGTGATGCCACTGTCCTTGCTGCCGTTTGCAGCGAGCTATCTGCTCTTCATCGGCGGCACGGCCGTCATGTATATCGCCGCGGTGCTCAGGATCCTGTCCTTGCCAGGCGTGCCGCGCCATGTGGTGTGGCTGCCCGTGCTGGCTTTTCCGGGAATCCACGAGGCTGCCATGATCGGGCAGAACTCATTGCTGACCGCGGGCGTGGCGGCGTGGGCGCTGATCCAGTTGAAAACCCGGCCAGTCCTGTCTGGCCTGCTGATCGGCTTGCTGTGCATCAAGCCGCAGCTGGCGCTGATGCTGCCGCTGGCATTGGTGGCAGACCGTGCATGGAAGACCTTCTTTACCGCTGCCGCGACCGCTGCGGCAATGGCTGCCTGCAGCATCGCCCTATGGGGATGGCAGATCGTACCCACGTTCCTGGATATCGGCACGCACTTCAGGCAGACGGTGCTGGAGCAGGGGGAGTTTGGATGGCGCTATTGCCCGACGCTCTTTGCCATGATGCGCCGCGCCGGGGCGCCGGTGGCGATTGCGTACCTGGCCCACGGCCTGGGCGCGGGCTTCGCGATCTGGGCTCTGATCAAGGTCTGGCGCGGCCGGAATTCGACTGCGCTGCGTATTGCCGCAGTGGCGGCGGCCACCCTGCTTGTGAGCCCATACGTCTGGTACTACGAGCTTACCTGGATGGGGCTCGCGATTGCGGGTCTGGCGGTCGAGGGGGTGACGCGTGGCTGGAGGGAATGGGAGCGGGAGATCCTGGTGGTGGCATGGCTGCTGCCGATTGTCCTGAGCGCGAATCACGCGGGCCATTTCCCGCAGGTCGGGCCGCTGGTGACGCTGTTGCTGCTGATGGCAATCCTGCGCCGGGTGCGGACCGGGGAGCGGTTCGCACCCGGTAAATAA
- the cpaB gene encoding Flp pilus assembly protein CpaB, with amino-acid sequence MKNTRAILMLLIALVAGVAAVVSASRWLVQQSSSSVRQVVVAANDLNLGQPLNGSQLRMVSWPTGSVPPGAFEDMKALEGRVVRTSLQRGEPVIDAKLAPVGTKGGLSAVINDGKRAITVRVNDVVGVAGFALPGNYVDVIVNTNEEAKTAQSGSISKIVLEKILVLAVAQQVSRDDTQPKVVNAVTLEVTPEQAEKLDVARSVGTLSLVLRNQLDVADINTGGATKGTLLGKTPEAPAKVVTKTETRTVVKTRTVAAAPARSGNCIGVLAGMQGGVECF; translated from the coding sequence ATGAAAAACACACGCGCAATCCTGATGCTGCTGATTGCCCTCGTCGCCGGCGTGGCGGCAGTGGTATCAGCGTCGCGATGGCTGGTCCAGCAGTCGTCCAGCTCGGTCAGGCAGGTGGTCGTCGCCGCCAACGACCTCAACCTCGGCCAGCCGCTCAACGGCAGCCAGCTGCGCATGGTCAGCTGGCCGACCGGCAGCGTGCCGCCCGGCGCGTTTGAAGACATGAAGGCGCTGGAGGGCCGCGTGGTCCGCACCAGCCTCCAGCGCGGCGAGCCCGTCATCGACGCCAAGCTGGCGCCGGTGGGCACCAAGGGTGGCTTGTCCGCCGTGATCAATGACGGCAAGCGTGCCATCACGGTCCGCGTCAACGACGTGGTAGGCGTGGCCGGCTTCGCGCTGCCGGGCAACTATGTCGACGTGATCGTCAATACCAACGAAGAAGCCAAGACCGCGCAGAGCGGCAGCATCTCGAAGATCGTGCTCGAGAAGATCCTGGTGCTGGCGGTAGCGCAACAGGTCAGCCGCGACGACACCCAGCCCAAGGTGGTCAATGCGGTGACGCTGGAAGTCACGCCCGAACAGGCCGAGAAGCTCGACGTGGCACGCAGCGTGGGCACCCTGTCGCTGGTGCTGCGCAACCAGCTGGATGTGGCCGACATCAACACCGGCGGCGCCACCAAGGGAACACTGCTTGGCAAGACACCGGAGGCACCGGCCAAGGTGGTGACCAAGACCGAGACGCGCACCGTAGTCAAGACTCGCACGGTGGCGGCGGCGCCCGCACGCTCGGGCAACTGCATCGGCGTGCTGGCAGGCATGCAGGGCGGCGTCGAGTGCTTCTGA
- a CDS encoding Flp family type IVb pilin, with protein sequence MPKLFARSRDFLRDDQGVSAIEYALLGSLIAMAIVFSVATLGDAVEALYELVASKLP encoded by the coding sequence ATGCCAAAGCTCTTCGCCAGGTCAAGAGATTTTCTGCGCGACGACCAGGGTGTTTCCGCTATCGAATACGCCTTGCTCGGCAGTCTGATCGCCATGGCAATTGTCTTTTCCGTGGCCACGCTCGGCGATGCCGTGGAGGCCTTGTACGAGTTGGTTGCCTCCAAGTTGCCTTGA
- a CDS encoding Flp family type IVb pilin, whose translation MQNLTTMLKQFIRDEDGVTAIEYGLIAALIAVVIIVSVQTIGTKLNIIFKYIGDTLTNAAPA comes from the coding sequence ATGCAAAACCTGACCACCATGCTGAAGCAATTCATCCGTGATGAAGACGGTGTGACCGCCATTGAATACGGCCTCATTGCCGCGCTCATCGCGGTTGTCATCATCGTGTCGGTTCAGACGATCGGCACGAAGCTGAACATCATCTTCAAGTACATCGGCGACACCCTCACCAACGCCGCACCGGCCTGA
- a CDS encoding type II and III secretion system protein family protein — protein sequence MNQKRSDAAGGTRILVLAAILCTPLAAAAQAAIEAGNLTKATAPAAAKAPQGPMQMTISMTPGAAAPAPSAPPVTSGDARGPNCTGAIRSESSVMVAVGKSQLITLQEPVRNRTLGNPNVVQATMVSPQTLYVLGRAVGTTNMIVQGRSGSCSIINVVVNADAGGLQTSLGQLLPGEPGIRVMTAADNLVLTGSVTNAQAAQQAMDIAQAYANAAQGDAAKKGGVLNMLSVDTPQQVMLEVKVAEVSKTLLNQLGSAVNLQGGFGSWTGGLVTSLLTGASAAFFGSKANNRPFDIAIDAQKNDSLVKILAEPNLVTISGQEASFLAGGKIYIPVAQANVLNGAGTVTLQEEEFGVGLKFTPTVLANGRIHLKVAPEVSELSPTGATVRGGSLAGQTVLPVITTRRASTTVQMRDGESFAIGGLLTDSARGSLKAVPGAGEVPVLGTLFRSTQYQQDLTELVFIITPRLVKPMQNNNYPLPTDSFSTPNPLSVYFMGNMEGDGKRVPQPAPAPSQPAAPAAAPATPPSAPRSEGTPNTSVSAVPNGKPLDEPAPGTREPVAGASKRPALPAPAPARNTAAAPPAEDTTARIARIEATAARLAQARAAATAGRTASGGN from the coding sequence ATGAACCAGAAACGATCCGACGCTGCTGGCGGCACCCGCATCCTGGTGCTTGCCGCCATCCTCTGCACACCGCTGGCCGCCGCAGCACAGGCCGCCATCGAGGCGGGCAACCTGACCAAGGCGACCGCACCGGCTGCCGCCAAGGCCCCGCAGGGTCCGATGCAGATGACCATCAGCATGACGCCCGGAGCCGCCGCGCCGGCCCCGTCGGCGCCGCCCGTGACGTCCGGGGACGCACGCGGGCCCAACTGCACCGGCGCGATCCGCAGCGAATCCAGCGTGATGGTGGCAGTCGGCAAGTCACAGCTGATCACGCTGCAGGAGCCGGTGCGCAACCGCACGCTGGGCAATCCCAACGTCGTGCAGGCCACCATGGTGTCGCCGCAGACGCTCTACGTACTGGGCCGCGCGGTGGGCACCACCAACATGATCGTGCAGGGCCGCAGCGGCTCTTGCAGCATCATCAACGTGGTGGTGAATGCCGACGCTGGCGGGCTGCAGACTTCGCTAGGGCAGCTGTTGCCCGGCGAGCCCGGCATCCGCGTGATGACGGCGGCGGACAACCTGGTGCTAACCGGCAGCGTCACCAACGCCCAGGCGGCGCAGCAGGCCATGGATATCGCCCAGGCATACGCCAACGCCGCACAGGGCGACGCCGCCAAGAAGGGCGGCGTGCTGAACATGCTGTCGGTGGATACGCCGCAGCAGGTCATGCTGGAAGTGAAGGTGGCAGAAGTTTCCAAGACGCTGCTGAACCAGCTCGGCTCAGCGGTGAACCTGCAGGGCGGCTTCGGCTCCTGGACCGGCGGGCTGGTGACATCACTGCTGACCGGCGCCTCGGCGGCGTTCTTCGGCAGCAAGGCCAACAACCGGCCGTTCGACATCGCCATCGATGCCCAGAAGAACGACAGCCTGGTCAAGATCCTGGCCGAGCCGAACCTGGTCACCATCAGCGGCCAGGAAGCCAGCTTCCTCGCCGGCGGCAAGATCTATATCCCGGTGGCGCAAGCCAATGTGCTGAACGGGGCTGGCACGGTCACCCTGCAGGAGGAAGAGTTCGGTGTCGGGCTGAAGTTCACGCCCACAGTGTTGGCCAACGGCCGCATCCACCTGAAGGTAGCGCCGGAAGTGTCCGAACTGTCGCCCACCGGCGCCACCGTGCGCGGCGGCTCCCTGGCGGGACAGACCGTGCTGCCGGTGATCACCACTCGCCGCGCCTCCACCACCGTGCAGATGCGCGACGGCGAGAGCTTTGCCATTGGCGGCCTGCTGACGGACAGCGCGCGCGGCTCGCTCAAGGCGGTGCCGGGTGCCGGCGAGGTGCCGGTGCTGGGCACGCTGTTCCGCAGCACGCAGTACCAGCAGGACCTGACCGAACTGGTATTCATCATCACGCCGCGCCTGGTCAAGCCGATGCAGAACAACAACTATCCGCTGCCGACCGACAGCTTCTCCACGCCCAACCCGCTGTCGGTGTACTTCATGGGCAATATGGAAGGCGACGGCAAGCGTGTGCCGCAACCCGCGCCGGCACCGTCGCAGCCCGCCGCACCGGCCGCGGCGCCCGCCACGCCGCCCTCGGCACCGCGCAGCGAGGGCACGCCCAACACCTCGGTCTCGGCCGTGCCGAATGGCAAACCGCTGGATGAGCCTGCGCCGGGTACGCGGGAACCAGTTGCCGGCGCCAGCAAGCGCCCTGCCCTGCCAGCCCCGGCACCCGCCCGCAACACGGCGGCCGCGCCGCCGGCCGAGGACACCACCGCGCGCATCGCCCGCATCGAGGCCACCGCCGCCCGCCTGGCCCAGGCCAGGGCCGCGGCTACGGCCGGCCGCACCGCATCGGGCGGCAACTGA
- a CDS encoding A24 family peptidase yields MQAASALAPLVGPATIGIVLTAAAIDLDRRRIPNWLTFGAWIAALPAMAAIHGLAAGSLAWLYGWTVGLTLFLPFYLMRGMAAGDVKLMAAVGAWLGVSMVLKIALATCVIGGIWALIQVLVTGQGRSTLARVGHMLIAALVPGSRPVQPEAGASAGSMPYGVAIAAGTLTMLFAST; encoded by the coding sequence ATGCAAGCCGCCTCCGCCCTCGCCCCCCTCGTCGGCCCCGCCACGATCGGCATCGTGCTGACAGCCGCGGCCATCGACCTGGATCGGCGCCGCATTCCCAACTGGCTGACCTTCGGCGCGTGGATTGCTGCGCTGCCCGCAATGGCTGCCATTCATGGCCTGGCCGCCGGCTCGCTGGCGTGGCTCTATGGCTGGACGGTGGGCCTGACGCTGTTTTTGCCCTTCTACCTGATGCGCGGCATGGCGGCCGGCGACGTCAAGCTGATGGCAGCCGTGGGCGCCTGGCTCGGCGTCAGCATGGTGCTGAAGATCGCGTTGGCAACCTGCGTGATTGGCGGGATCTGGGCACTGATACAGGTGCTTGTCACAGGGCAGGGGCGCTCGACCCTCGCCCGAGTGGGCCACATGCTGATCGCCGCCCTGGTGCCTGGTTCACGGCCGGTGCAACCTGAAGCCGGGGCCTCCGCCGGCTCCATGCCTTACGGCGTGGCGATTGCCGCCGGGACGCTGACCATGCTCTTTGCCAGCACATGA
- a CDS encoding TadE/TadG family type IV pilus assembly protein produces the protein MAQCRQRRSRARGAVAVEFALVLVPLLMLVTGVAEYGRAIYQYNALTKATRDAARFLSQYAPSEPNYPVDKAKCIAVYGKTTCGGAAIVNGLSPSMVVVCDRVDSSGCGSKQFGNVAIYEGGNSSNPPAGTINLVEVKISGFTYSPMQSYLNVGALAFSDIATVMRQVL, from the coding sequence ATGGCGCAATGCAGGCAGCGCAGGAGCAGGGCGCGCGGGGCGGTCGCGGTGGAGTTCGCACTGGTCCTGGTGCCCTTGCTGATGCTGGTGACCGGGGTGGCTGAGTACGGGCGCGCCATCTACCAGTACAACGCCCTGACCAAGGCCACGCGCGATGCGGCACGCTTCCTGTCGCAATATGCGCCCAGCGAGCCGAATTACCCAGTGGATAAGGCCAAATGCATCGCCGTCTATGGCAAGACCACCTGCGGCGGCGCGGCAATCGTGAACGGCCTCAGCCCGTCAATGGTAGTCGTCTGTGACCGCGTTGACTCGAGCGGCTGCGGCAGCAAGCAGTTTGGCAACGTCGCCATCTACGAGGGCGGCAACAGTTCAAACCCGCCGGCAGGCACCATCAATCTGGTTGAGGTGAAGATCTCGGGCTTTACCTACTCGCCCATGCAGTCCTACCTCAATGTGGGAGCCCTGGCGTTCTCCGATATCGCAACGGTAATGAGGCAGGTGCTATGA
- a CDS encoding ATP-binding protein codes for MNEHHDSGHAPRLLEPVATGRNGHAEHGTLPMPPWHVLPRTIADTGLEIAQLLGLLMKAAYQHRTVTLAVLTETLKLPALVVNDIAAVAVRERLLEIAHRGASDLDVRFRLTDAGYTRAAEASARCSYVGTAPVTLDAYLDAVKRHSVNHASVTKADVTAAFHDLVIPVHLLDAIGMALNTCRALMIYGPPGSGKTFLAQRLGTLLPGAVPVPHAITVAGEIIQVFDPLVHVPFDDSEASLARRSLDRRWVLCHRPVVLSGGELTLSMLDLRYDRISGFYQAPPHMKANNGIYIIDDLGRQLVGVSDLLNRWIVPLDRSIDMFTLQTGVRFSVPFDVWPVFSTNLEPSELGDDAFLRRLGSKLYVGPLSVDDYREVYQRTAADFGLASTDAMFDFLVDSLHYASDTPLLACIPRDLLRLVDSGVRYHGHAAQVTEAGLLSAWQGYYGLRASAEAMPTLGAGHRWADDHRAAS; via the coding sequence ATGAACGAGCATCACGACTCAGGCCACGCACCACGGCTCCTCGAGCCCGTCGCGACCGGCAGGAATGGCCATGCCGAGCATGGCACGCTGCCGATGCCGCCCTGGCACGTGCTGCCGCGCACGATTGCCGATACCGGCCTGGAGATCGCACAGTTGCTCGGGCTTCTGATGAAGGCCGCCTACCAGCACCGCACCGTCACGCTGGCAGTACTGACCGAAACGCTCAAGCTGCCGGCACTGGTGGTCAATGACATTGCGGCCGTCGCCGTGCGCGAGCGCCTGCTGGAGATCGCGCACCGCGGCGCCAGCGACCTGGATGTGCGCTTCCGGCTCACTGACGCCGGCTATACCCGCGCGGCGGAAGCCTCGGCACGCTGCAGCTATGTCGGCACGGCGCCGGTCACGCTGGATGCGTACCTCGATGCCGTCAAGCGCCACTCGGTCAACCACGCTTCCGTGACCAAGGCGGACGTTACCGCCGCCTTCCATGACCTGGTGATCCCGGTCCATCTGCTCGACGCCATCGGCATGGCGCTGAACACCTGCCGCGCGCTGATGATCTACGGCCCGCCCGGCAGTGGCAAGACTTTCCTGGCTCAGCGCCTGGGCACGCTGCTGCCTGGCGCGGTACCGGTGCCGCATGCCATCACCGTGGCCGGCGAAATCATCCAGGTGTTCGATCCGCTGGTCCATGTGCCGTTCGACGACAGCGAAGCATCGCTGGCGCGCCGCTCGCTGGACCGCCGCTGGGTCCTGTGCCATCGCCCGGTAGTGCTGTCTGGCGGCGAGCTGACGCTGTCCATGCTGGACCTGCGCTATGACCGCATCTCGGGCTTCTACCAGGCGCCCCCTCACATGAAGGCCAACAACGGCATCTACATCATCGATGACCTGGGCCGCCAGCTGGTCGGCGTCAGCGACCTGCTGAACCGCTGGATCGTGCCGCTGGATCGCAGCATTGACATGTTCACGCTGCAGACCGGCGTGCGCTTCTCGGTTCCGTTCGATGTCTGGCCAGTGTTCTCGACCAACCTGGAGCCGTCGGAGCTGGGCGACGACGCCTTCCTGCGCCGGCTCGGCAGCAAGCTCTATGTGGGCCCGCTGTCGGTGGACGACTACCGCGAGGTCTACCAGCGCACCGCCGCTGACTTCGGGCTGGCCAGCACGGATGCGATGTTCGATTTCCTGGTCGACAGCCTGCACTACGCCAGCGATACGCCGCTGCTGGCCTGCATCCCGCGCGACCTGCTGCGCCTGGTGGACTCGGGCGTGCGCTACCACGGCCATGCCGCACAGGTTACCGAGGCAGGCCTGCTGTCTGCATGGCAAGGCTACTACGGGCTGCGCGCTTCGGCCGAAGCCATGCCAACACTGGGCGCTGGCCATCGATGGGCGGATGACCATCGCGCCGCAAGCTGA
- a CDS encoding glycosyltransferase family 2 protein — MSGPYDVRLLSLVVPCYNESEGIGHFFDSVIPVLESIDAIRFEIVLVNDGSSDDTLDKLIAYSRRDARVRVVDLTRNFGKEAALTAGLDEALGDAVIPMDADLQDPPSLIPELVMRWREGAEVVLAQRSSRVCDSWLKRVTAGAYYRIHNKLSDQKLPVNVGDFRLMDRVVINALKQMPERRRFMKGLFAWVGYKTAIVRYEREMRSAGRSKFSGWRLWNLALEGITSFSTIPLRSWTYIGVLIALGAFCYGTFIVARTLVLGIDVPGYASLLSVLLFLGGIQLIGLGVVGEYVGRIYDEAKGRPIYLVRRRYQETGQDKLIASGRRVIRIDRGHVSGGR, encoded by the coding sequence ATGTCAGGCCCATACGACGTCAGGCTGCTTTCTCTGGTTGTGCCCTGCTACAACGAGTCAGAAGGCATTGGCCACTTCTTCGATAGCGTCATTCCCGTGCTCGAGTCCATCGATGCGATCCGCTTCGAGATCGTGCTGGTGAACGACGGCAGCTCGGACGACACGCTGGACAAGCTCATTGCGTATTCACGCCGGGACGCACGCGTGCGAGTCGTGGACCTGACGCGGAATTTTGGCAAGGAAGCTGCCTTGACCGCGGGACTCGACGAGGCCCTTGGCGACGCGGTGATTCCCATGGACGCCGATTTGCAGGACCCGCCCTCACTGATCCCCGAGCTGGTCATGCGCTGGCGGGAAGGGGCAGAGGTGGTGCTTGCCCAGCGCAGCAGCCGCGTGTGCGACTCGTGGCTCAAGCGCGTGACCGCGGGCGCGTACTACCGCATCCACAACAAGCTGTCCGACCAGAAGCTGCCCGTGAACGTCGGGGATTTCCGGCTGATGGACCGAGTGGTGATCAATGCGCTCAAGCAGATGCCGGAGCGACGCCGCTTCATGAAGGGGTTGTTCGCGTGGGTGGGCTACAAGACCGCGATCGTCCGCTATGAGCGCGAGATGCGCAGTGCCGGTCGTTCCAAGTTTTCCGGCTGGCGTCTGTGGAACCTCGCGCTTGAGGGTATTACCAGCTTCAGCACCATCCCGCTGCGCAGCTGGACATATATCGGCGTCCTGATCGCGCTTGGCGCGTTCTGCTACGGCACCTTCATCGTGGCGCGAACCCTGGTCCTGGGGATCGATGTCCCCGGCTATGCGTCGCTGCTGTCGGTGCTGCTGTTCCTGGGGGGCATCCAGCTGATCGGGCTGGGGGTGGTCGGCGAGTATGTCGGCCGCATCTATGATGAAGCCAAGGGGCGGCCGATCTATCTGGTGCGGCGCCGTTACCAGGAGACCGGCCAGGACAAGCTCATCGCCTCGGGAAGGCGCGTGATCCGGATCGACCGCGGGCATGTGAGCGGTGGCCGCTGA
- a CDS encoding pilus assembly protein TadG-related protein yields the protein MSTSGFTRSRLTRRAHQRGAVAIIVGLSLAVLIGFVGLALDLGKLYVTKSELQNSVDACALAAARDVTGATPLLVSEAAGLATGTSNAALFQGKPVEMFENLNVSYSDTSGSTFYTKNNVPFSLDKVKYVKCTAERKDIAHWFIQMLNMLPGIDIKASTVNAMAVATTTSAQTACAIPVYVCTPSTANPAKTAYNRGDWIKSRVDPSSDPYGPGSFGWADLSPPGGGASELADLLAGSGQCDLPVVGSKVGEPGSIASLIAAWNTRFGIYTGSYKGPNDGAPDFTGYAYTLTTWNAPNGGNAYADFIQKRGTNNPYQTDANSGLQTKGTPSTKAVHQAGADRRLVQVPIVDCTELATAKQAAVVSWACMLMVEPMQEQSAKAATSLEYLGDSKDPTSPCATQGVPGSSTGVGPRVPVLVQ from the coding sequence ATGTCTACATCGGGCTTCACACGATCCAGGCTGACGCGGCGCGCGCATCAGCGTGGCGCGGTTGCCATCATCGTGGGACTGTCGCTGGCTGTGCTGATCGGCTTTGTCGGGCTGGCGCTCGATCTGGGCAAGCTCTATGTCACCAAGAGCGAGCTGCAGAACAGCGTCGATGCCTGCGCGCTGGCTGCCGCGCGCGATGTCACCGGGGCCACGCCGCTGCTCGTGTCCGAGGCGGCCGGCCTGGCCACCGGCACGAGCAACGCTGCCCTGTTCCAGGGCAAGCCAGTGGAAATGTTCGAGAACCTCAACGTCTCATATAGCGATACATCTGGCAGCACCTTCTACACCAAGAACAACGTTCCGTTCTCGCTCGACAAAGTGAAGTACGTGAAATGCACCGCCGAGCGCAAGGATATTGCCCACTGGTTCATCCAGATGCTCAACATGCTGCCAGGGATCGATATCAAGGCCAGTACCGTCAATGCCATGGCCGTCGCCACCACCACCAGCGCGCAGACCGCCTGTGCCATCCCGGTCTATGTCTGCACGCCGTCAACGGCGAATCCGGCGAAAACCGCGTACAACCGGGGCGACTGGATCAAGTCCAGGGTCGATCCGAGCAGCGACCCATACGGTCCCGGCAGCTTTGGCTGGGCCGACCTTTCGCCTCCGGGAGGCGGCGCTTCCGAGCTGGCCGACCTGCTTGCCGGCAGCGGACAGTGCGACCTGCCGGTAGTGGGCTCCAAGGTGGGCGAGCCAGGCAGCATCGCATCGCTGATCGCAGCGTGGAATACCCGCTTCGGGATCTATACCGGCTCTTACAAGGGACCGAACGATGGGGCACCCGACTTTACTGGCTATGCCTACACCCTGACCACATGGAATGCGCCGAACGGTGGCAACGCCTACGCTGACTTCATTCAGAAGCGGGGCACCAACAATCCCTACCAGACTGATGCGAACAGTGGCTTGCAAACCAAGGGCACGCCATCAACCAAGGCAGTGCATCAGGCCGGCGCCGACCGCAGGCTGGTACAGGTGCCGATAGTGGACTGCACTGAGCTCGCCACGGCCAAACAAGCTGCGGTGGTCTCCTGGGCCTGCATGCTGATGGTCGAGCCAATGCAGGAACAGAGCGCAAAGGCTGCAACCAGTCTCGAATATCTGGGGGACTCGAAGGACCCCACCAGTCCGTGCGCGACCCAGGGTGTGCCCGGGTCCAGTACGGGTGTGGGCCCTCGTGTGCCGGTGCTGGTGCAATAG